In Candidatus Hydrogenedentota bacterium, a genomic segment contains:
- a CDS encoding lysylphosphatidylglycerol synthase transmembrane domain-containing protein, whose amino-acid sequence MSDVGEKAPSAAWPSRTAKGVIKHVLGFAMSFLLLAWILYKADLRGVWDAIQRISLWPVLLTLAISYVSFPLRTLQWQWLMGNPEQARFPAAFRALSLGYLGNFLLPMRGGEFLKAFVLARSTELGFARTLSAVVLARFQDLLPILLLAMAVFWVAPLGEGIHMNLGGLLENAIIIPPKTLYAALGFFALAVAGGAVFCAMLYRWQDATHKLLVSFAQRYIPRLAPRLAAAFEQVSATVDVMGEVRLFWGGQAMAFLCWALFVLAPIPLLCSFSLSMRQASLTSVAINGLATFAHLLPSGPGALGTFHVLCLVALYLVNPGMDPDDAVAYTLIAHLLSALGPALPGLFFLPGAWSDVRAAKRHTTPVSQEAPADEP is encoded by the coding sequence ATGTCTGACGTCGGCGAAAAAGCACCTAGCGCCGCTTGGCCGAGCCGCACGGCAAAGGGCGTTATCAAACACGTCCTGGGTTTCGCTATGAGCTTTCTCCTCCTGGCGTGGATACTGTACAAGGCGGACCTACGCGGAGTCTGGGATGCCATCCAGAGGATTTCGCTCTGGCCCGTTCTGCTCACCCTCGCAATATCGTACGTCAGTTTTCCCCTGCGCACGCTCCAATGGCAATGGCTGATGGGCAATCCGGAGCAAGCCCGCTTCCCTGCCGCATTTCGTGCGCTTTCACTTGGTTACCTCGGGAACTTCCTGCTACCCATGCGCGGCGGCGAATTCCTCAAGGCTTTTGTTCTTGCGCGGAGCACCGAACTTGGTTTTGCGCGCACGCTCTCCGCAGTTGTACTTGCTCGGTTCCAGGACCTGCTCCCGATCCTTTTGCTGGCAATGGCGGTCTTCTGGGTAGCGCCACTGGGCGAAGGCATTCACATGAACCTCGGCGGCCTCCTGGAGAACGCAATCATCATTCCGCCGAAGACGCTCTACGCGGCCTTGGGCTTCTTCGCCCTCGCCGTGGCCGGCGGGGCTGTCTTCTGCGCGATGCTCTACCGGTGGCAGGACGCCACGCATAAGCTGCTCGTCAGTTTCGCCCAAAGATACATCCCGCGCTTGGCCCCACGTCTCGCTGCGGCCTTTGAGCAGGTTTCCGCCACTGTCGATGTAATGGGCGAAGTACGCCTCTTCTGGGGTGGGCAAGCAATGGCGTTTCTTTGCTGGGCGCTCTTCGTCTTGGCCCCGATTCCGCTCTTGTGCTCCTTTTCGTTGAGTATGCGACAGGCTTCCTTGACCTCCGTGGCGATCAATGGCCTCGCGACGTTCGCGCATCTGTTGCCGTCGGGGCCCGGGGCCTTGGGAACCTTTCACGTGCTGTGCCTAGTCGCGTTGTATCTCGTGAACCCCGGCATGGACCCCGATGATGCCGTTGCTTACACGCTCATCGCCCATCTGCTCTCCGCGCTGGGACCAGCCCTGCCGGGCCTGTTCTTCCTTCCCGGCGCGTGGTCCGATGTTCGGGCGGCAAAACGCCATACCACGCCCGTTTCACAGGAGGCGCCCGCCGATGAACCTTAG